In one window of Deinococcus hopiensis KR-140 DNA:
- the urtE gene encoding urea ABC transporter ATP-binding subunit UrtE: MLRLENVSAAYAQSPVLFGVNLEVRDGEAVTLIGRNGVGKTTLLRTITGLHAISGGELHLNGESVTREHAFARARAGLAYVPQGRGLFPHLTVEENLRMGLPALSGREGVKREIPELVFDLFPLCRDMAGRKAGNLSGGQQQQVAIGRALVTRPRCLLLDEPTEGIQPSIVGEIEAALTRVRRELQVAVLLVEQYLDFAWAFADRYYVMQKGTVVESGLTRDTPTASVQRYLGV, encoded by the coding sequence ATGCTCAGGCTTGAGAACGTCAGTGCCGCCTACGCCCAAAGCCCGGTGCTGTTCGGGGTGAACCTGGAGGTCCGGGACGGCGAGGCCGTGACCCTGATCGGCCGCAACGGAGTGGGCAAAACCACGTTGCTGCGGACCATCACGGGGCTGCACGCCATCAGCGGCGGCGAGTTGCACCTGAACGGCGAGTCGGTGACGCGCGAGCACGCCTTCGCCCGCGCCCGCGCTGGCCTGGCCTATGTGCCGCAGGGCCGGGGCCTCTTTCCCCACCTCACCGTGGAGGAGAATCTGCGGATGGGGTTGCCGGCCCTGTCGGGGCGGGAAGGCGTCAAGCGGGAGATACCGGAACTGGTCTTTGACCTCTTTCCCCTCTGCCGGGACATGGCGGGGCGTAAGGCGGGCAACCTGAGCGGTGGGCAGCAGCAGCAGGTCGCCATCGGGCGGGCGCTGGTCACCCGGCCCCGCTGCCTGCTGCTCGACGAGCCCACCGAGGGTATCCAGCCCAGCATCGTGGGGGAAATCGAGGCCGCGCTGACCCGGGTTCGGCGGGAACTGCAGGTGGCGGTGCTGCTGGTCGAGCAGTACCTCGATTTCGCCTGGGCTTTCGCTGACCGCTACTACGTGATGCAGAAGGGAACGGTGGTTGAGAGCGGCCTAACCCGCGACACGCCGACAGCGAGTGTGCAGCGGTATCTGGGAGTGTAG
- a CDS encoding branched-chain amino acid ABC transporter permease, which translates to MPMFDPAIFPVLFADGLQSGAVYALLSLALVLVFAVTRVIFVPQGEFVMFGTLTLASLQLGHVPGTLTLVLALLALATLMNVVEALRRGDGRAAGANVLGAVGLGTALWFLTTSLAAAKAPLAVQVLLTLLLVVPLGPLLYRVVYRPLRGASVLVLLIASVALHLALTGLGLVFFGAEGSRTPAFAEGTVKLGQVALSYQSLLVILVSAGLMLGLYAFFDRTLTGKALRATAVNRLGARLVGIRPEGAGALAFTVAALIGTLSGLLIGPSIAVSYDTGFLIGLKGFVGAIIGGLVSYPLAALGAVLVGLIESYASFSLSQWKEVIVFTLILPVLLWRSLQAHHDDEEDE; encoded by the coding sequence CTGCCCATGTTTGACCCTGCCATTTTCCCGGTCCTGTTCGCGGACGGCCTGCAGAGCGGGGCTGTGTACGCGCTGCTCTCGCTGGCGCTGGTGCTCGTCTTTGCGGTGACGCGCGTGATTTTCGTGCCGCAAGGCGAATTCGTGATGTTCGGAACACTGACCCTGGCGAGCTTGCAACTTGGGCACGTGCCGGGGACCCTGACGTTGGTGCTGGCGCTGCTGGCGCTGGCGACGCTCATGAATGTCGTGGAGGCGCTGCGCCGGGGAGACGGGCGGGCAGCGGGAGCGAATGTGCTGGGCGCGGTAGGGCTGGGCACGGCCCTGTGGTTCCTGACCACCTCGCTGGCTGCCGCGAAAGCCCCGCTGGCGGTGCAGGTGCTGCTGACCCTGCTGCTGGTGGTGCCGCTGGGGCCGCTGCTCTACCGGGTGGTGTACCGGCCCCTGCGCGGCGCGTCGGTGCTGGTTCTCCTGATCGCCTCGGTGGCCCTGCACCTCGCGCTGACGGGCCTGGGGCTGGTCTTTTTCGGTGCCGAGGGCAGCCGCACACCCGCCTTTGCCGAGGGGACCGTGAAGCTGGGGCAGGTGGCGCTGAGCTACCAGAGCCTGCTCGTGATTCTGGTGTCGGCAGGGCTGATGCTGGGTTTGTACGCCTTTTTTGACCGCACGCTGACGGGCAAGGCGCTGCGGGCCACCGCCGTGAACCGGCTGGGTGCGCGCCTGGTGGGCATCCGGCCCGAGGGCGCTGGGGCACTGGCCTTTACCGTGGCTGCCCTCATCGGGACGCTCAGCGGTCTGCTGATCGGGCCCAGCATCGCTGTGTCTTACGACACCGGCTTCCTGATTGGCCTCAAGGGCTTCGTGGGAGCGATCATCGGCGGGCTGGTGAGTTACCCGCTGGCCGCACTGGGGGCGGTCCTGGTCGGGCTCATCGAGAGTTACGCGAGTTTTAGCCTCAGTCAGTGGAAGGAAGTCATCGTGTTCACGCTGATCCTGCCTGTGCTGCTGTGGCGCAGTCTCCAGGCCCACCACGACGACGAGGAGGACGAATGA
- a CDS encoding ABC transporter substrate-binding protein: MKRLSLSLTHAVLSAALALSASALAEVRVGVIVSSTGPAASLGIPERNTVALLPQTIAGQKVVYTILDDASDTTAAVTAARKLIQENKVDVLVGTTTTPASLAMIDVAAEAKVPMISLAASETIIKPVDARRSWVFKTPQTDALMAAAVVQHMQQNKVKTVGYIGFNDAYGEGWLSELQKNAAARGIKVVAVERYGRTDTSVLGQTLKLLAARPDAVLVGASGVPAVLPQKTLKDRGYAGKVYQTHGVANADFLRVGGRDVEGAILPAGPVLVADQLPDSNPMKKVGLAYSNLYEGKYGQNSVSTFGAHMWDAGLLLQKAVPVALKRAKPGTPAFRDALRDALEGVKNVIGAHGIFNLGPQDHLGLDARSRVMVQVTNGTWKLLPSR; encoded by the coding sequence ATGAAGCGTCTTTCCCTGTCCCTGACCCACGCGGTCCTCTCCGCTGCCCTGGCCCTATCCGCCTCGGCCCTCGCGGAAGTGCGCGTGGGCGTCATCGTGTCGTCCACTGGCCCGGCGGCCAGCCTGGGCATTCCCGAGCGCAACACGGTGGCGCTGCTGCCGCAGACAATTGCCGGGCAGAAGGTGGTGTACACCATCCTCGACGACGCTTCGGACACCACTGCGGCCGTCACGGCGGCCCGGAAGTTGATTCAGGAGAACAAGGTGGACGTGCTCGTCGGCACGACCACCACCCCCGCCAGCCTCGCCATGATCGACGTGGCCGCCGAGGCGAAGGTGCCCATGATCAGCCTCGCGGCCTCCGAGACCATCATTAAGCCTGTGGACGCGCGCCGGAGCTGGGTGTTCAAGACGCCGCAAACCGACGCCCTGATGGCGGCGGCGGTGGTGCAGCACATGCAGCAGAACAAGGTCAAGACGGTGGGATACATCGGCTTCAACGACGCTTACGGGGAGGGGTGGCTCAGCGAGCTGCAGAAGAACGCCGCAGCGCGCGGCATCAAGGTGGTGGCGGTGGAGCGCTACGGCCGTACCGACACCAGCGTGCTGGGCCAGACCCTCAAACTGCTTGCCGCTCGGCCCGACGCCGTACTGGTCGGCGCATCGGGCGTGCCCGCCGTGCTGCCGCAAAAGACGCTGAAAGACCGCGGCTACGCGGGCAAGGTCTACCAGACGCACGGGGTGGCCAACGCCGACTTCCTGCGGGTGGGTGGCAGGGACGTGGAGGGAGCCATCCTCCCTGCCGGGCCTGTGCTGGTGGCCGATCAGTTGCCCGACAGCAACCCCATGAAGAAGGTGGGGCTGGCGTACAGCAATCTGTACGAGGGCAAGTATGGCCAGAACAGCGTCAGCACCTTTGGAGCACACATGTGGGACGCGGGGCTGCTGCTGCAAAAGGCGGTGCCCGTGGCCCTTAAACGCGCCAAGCCCGGCACACCCGCCTTCCGCGACGCCCTGCGCGACGCGCTGGAAGGGGTCAAGAACGTGATCGGCGCGCACGGCATCTTCAACCTGGGACCGCAGGACCACCTGGGTCTGGACGCCCGCAGCCGCGTGATGGTGCAGGTTACGAACGGAACCTGGAAGCTGCTGCCTTCCCGCTGA
- a CDS encoding discoidin domain-containing protein, whose translation MKKVATLLTGLTVALSACGTSTNAPQASLSSSSGLAPQAVTGCATANLAQGRTALASSTENAGYLDAKFAVDGDATTRWASQATDNQWLQVDLGSPQQLCGVTLQWEAAYAKTFQIEVSSDGTSWSPASAVINGTGGTQNVSISGTGRYVRMKGLTRATGYGYSLYELQVFGTTSTGGGTTTCSTTNFAQGKPASASSTENANALDAKFAVDGDSTTRWASQATDAQWLQVDLGSAQNVCGVSLQWEAAYAKTFRIDVSNDGTTWTPATGTISGTGGTQNVNLSASGRYVRMTGLTRATGYGYSIYEFKVFTSGTGTGGTTPLPTSDTPDFGPNVAIFDPSTPVATIQSKLDTAFNAQLKNPDAQFGDQRNVFLFKPGSYGRVYANVGFYTTLAGVGRNPDDVTINGAINVDSGWVYGDEKNATQNFWRSAENLAVVPEGGTNRWAVSQAAPMRRVHIRGNLTMGPSNQDFGQGYSSGGFIADSKVDGAVTSGSQQQWYTRDSTIGSWSGSNWNMVFSGVQGAPAQSFPTPPYTTLATTPVSREKPYLYFENGKYSVFVPSLRTNASGITWPNTPGTSIPMSQFYVARPTDSAATLNQALAQGLNLFFTPGVYHLNQTLNVTRAGTVVTGIGFPTLVPDGGVNAMQVADVDGVNVSSLLFDAGTVNSPALLTVGTAGAHVNHAANPVSVQDVYFRIGGAVAGKSTTSLIVHSDNTVVDHIWAWRADHGKYPTGWTVNTADTGVIVNGNNVLATGLFVEHYQKYQVIWNGQGGKTVFFQNEMPYDAPDQATWRTGANGYAAYKVADSVTTHEAWGLGAYAYFNVNPSLHADRGFEVPNTPGVKFHDVLTVSLGNTGTIDHVINGVGAAVPFADPAKNTAPSNVVSYP comes from the coding sequence ATGAAGAAAGTTGCCACCCTGCTGACCGGTCTGACCGTTGCCCTGAGTGCTTGCGGAACATCGACCAACGCTCCCCAGGCGAGTCTCTCCAGCTCCTCTGGCCTCGCCCCACAGGCCGTGACGGGTTGCGCCACCGCGAACCTCGCCCAGGGCAGGACTGCCCTGGCCTCCTCTACTGAGAACGCCGGCTATCTGGACGCCAAGTTCGCCGTCGACGGTGACGCCACCACCCGCTGGGCCAGCCAGGCCACAGACAACCAGTGGCTCCAGGTCGACCTGGGCTCCCCGCAGCAACTGTGCGGCGTCACCCTCCAGTGGGAAGCCGCCTACGCCAAGACCTTCCAGATTGAGGTCTCCAGCGACGGCACCTCCTGGTCCCCCGCTTCTGCGGTAATCAATGGCACGGGCGGAACGCAAAACGTGTCGATCAGCGGCACCGGACGGTATGTGCGCATGAAGGGCCTGACCCGCGCCACCGGGTACGGGTACTCGCTCTACGAGCTGCAGGTCTTTGGCACCACCTCCACGGGTGGTGGAACCACCACCTGCAGCACCACCAACTTCGCGCAGGGCAAACCTGCCAGCGCGTCCTCCACCGAAAATGCAAACGCTCTGGACGCAAAGTTCGCGGTGGACGGGGACAGCACCACCCGGTGGGCGAGTCAGGCCACCGACGCCCAGTGGCTGCAGGTGGACCTCGGCAGCGCGCAGAACGTCTGCGGGGTGAGCCTGCAGTGGGAGGCGGCCTACGCCAAGACCTTCCGGATCGACGTGTCCAACGACGGGACGACGTGGACTCCAGCGACGGGAACGATCAGCGGAACGGGCGGGACGCAGAACGTGAACCTGAGTGCCAGTGGCCGCTACGTGCGCATGACGGGGCTGACCCGCGCCACCGGGTACGGCTACTCCATCTACGAGTTCAAGGTCTTTACCTCAGGCACCGGAACTGGCGGCACCACCCCGCTGCCCACCTCCGACACGCCGGACTTCGGGCCCAACGTGGCCATCTTCGATCCCTCCACGCCCGTCGCTACCATTCAGTCCAAGCTGGACACCGCTTTCAACGCGCAGCTGAAGAACCCCGACGCCCAGTTCGGGGACCAGCGCAACGTCTTCCTGTTCAAGCCGGGCAGCTACGGGCGCGTCTACGCCAATGTCGGCTTTTACACCACGCTCGCGGGGGTCGGCCGCAACCCGGACGACGTGACCATCAACGGGGCCATCAATGTGGACAGCGGCTGGGTGTACGGCGACGAGAAAAACGCCACCCAGAACTTCTGGCGTAGCGCCGAGAACCTCGCGGTGGTGCCGGAAGGCGGGACGAACCGCTGGGCGGTGTCGCAGGCGGCGCCCATGCGCCGCGTCCACATCAGGGGCAACCTGACGATGGGGCCGTCCAACCAGGACTTCGGACAGGGGTACTCCAGCGGCGGATTCATCGCTGACAGCAAGGTGGACGGGGCCGTGACCTCCGGCTCGCAGCAGCAGTGGTACACGCGGGACAGCACCATTGGGAGCTGGAGCGGCAGCAACTGGAACATGGTGTTTTCCGGGGTGCAGGGCGCGCCCGCCCAGAGCTTCCCCACGCCCCCCTACACCACCCTCGCCACGACGCCCGTATCGCGCGAGAAGCCCTACCTGTACTTCGAGAACGGCAAGTACAGCGTGTTCGTGCCGTCGCTGCGGACCAACGCCTCGGGCATCACCTGGCCCAACACGCCCGGCACGTCTATACCCATGAGCCAGTTCTACGTGGCCCGGCCCACCGACAGCGCGGCGACGCTGAACCAAGCGCTCGCCCAGGGACTGAATCTGTTTTTCACCCCGGGCGTGTATCACCTGAACCAGACGCTGAACGTTACCCGCGCGGGCACGGTGGTCACGGGCATCGGCTTCCCGACCCTGGTTCCCGACGGCGGCGTGAACGCCATGCAGGTCGCGGACGTGGACGGCGTGAACGTCAGCAGCCTGCTGTTCGACGCGGGAACGGTGAACAGCCCCGCTCTGCTGACGGTGGGCACGGCCGGCGCGCACGTCAACCACGCGGCCAACCCCGTCTCCGTGCAGGACGTGTACTTCCGCATTGGCGGCGCGGTGGCGGGCAAGTCCACCACCAGCCTGATCGTCCACAGCGACAACACCGTCGTCGACCACATCTGGGCGTGGCGCGCCGACCACGGCAAGTACCCGACAGGCTGGACTGTCAACACCGCCGATACCGGCGTCATCGTGAACGGCAACAACGTGCTCGCCACGGGCCTGTTCGTCGAGCACTACCAGAAGTACCAGGTGATCTGGAACGGGCAGGGCGGCAAGACCGTCTTCTTCCAGAATGAGATGCCCTACGACGCGCCGGACCAGGCGACCTGGCGCACCGGAGCCAACGGCTACGCGGCCTACAAGGTGGCCGACAGCGTGACGACGCACGAGGCGTGGGGGCTGGGCGCCTACGCGTACTTCAACGTCAACCCCTCGCTGCACGCCGACCGCGGCTTCGAGGTGCCCAACACCCCAGGGGTGAAATTCCACGACGTGCTGACCGTCTCACTGGGCAACACCGGCACCATCGACCACGTGATCAATGGCGTCGGCGCGGCCGTGCCCTTCGCTGACCCCGCCAAGAACACCGCACCCAGCAACGTGGTCAGCTACCCCTGA
- a CDS encoding ABC transporter permease subunit: MKGRAWLGLLAVAGAALLPLLLPVFQVTLLTNVAIAALTVVGLVLLTGVSGLTSFGQAAFMGVGAYTTAVLTTQAGWNPWLTLVAGMGVTSAVAAILGLATLRMQGHYLPLATIAWGISLYYVFGNSPQLGGFTGVRGIPPISLFGLTFSDPRAFAYLALLFLGLGIIGAQFLLSSRTGRALRALRTGTVVAEAFGAPTFRLRVQVFVLSALLASVAGWLYAHQQRFVNPTPFGLNVGIEYLFMAVLGGAGHIWGAVAGSAILILLREGLQDALPRLLGTGANFETVVLGVLIILVLQFAPRGLWALMERLIPAGPPRLLPHPAALPAPTLPSPGTPVLEVDHAVKRFGGLSAVQDVSFTVNSGEIVGLIGPNGAGKSTLFNLITGVNPATSGMVRILGRDVTRLPARTIHRLGVARTFQHVRLFPELSLLENAMMGGYARGRAGMAQSLLHLERREEAALQQAALAALQRVGLQDRAADRAGNLALGQQRLLEIARALTAEPALLLLDEPAAGLRYGEKAELSALLRRLREEGMTILIVEHDMDLVMNLVDRLVVMNSGQPLAQGTPAEVRANAAVREAYLGADVEVNA; encoded by the coding sequence ATGAAGGGGCGGGCATGGCTGGGTCTGCTCGCCGTGGCGGGAGCCGCGCTGCTGCCGCTGCTCCTCCCTGTCTTTCAGGTCACGCTCCTCACGAACGTCGCCATCGCCGCCCTGACCGTCGTGGGACTGGTGCTGCTCACCGGGGTGTCCGGCCTGACGAGCTTCGGGCAAGCCGCCTTTATGGGTGTGGGGGCGTACACGACGGCGGTCCTGACGACGCAGGCGGGCTGGAATCCCTGGCTGACCCTGGTGGCGGGCATGGGCGTCACCTCCGCTGTGGCCGCCATCCTGGGCCTCGCCACACTGCGGATGCAGGGGCATTACCTGCCGCTCGCCACCATCGCCTGGGGCATCAGCCTGTACTACGTGTTCGGCAACTCGCCGCAACTCGGCGGCTTCACGGGCGTACGGGGGATTCCGCCCATCTCGCTGTTCGGGTTGACCTTCAGTGACCCGCGCGCCTTCGCGTATCTGGCCCTGCTGTTCCTGGGACTCGGAATCATAGGCGCGCAGTTTCTGCTTTCCAGCCGCACCGGTCGGGCCCTGCGCGCGCTGCGAACCGGTACGGTGGTGGCCGAAGCCTTCGGGGCGCCCACCTTCAGGCTGCGGGTGCAGGTGTTCGTGCTGAGCGCCCTGCTCGCGTCGGTGGCGGGGTGGCTGTACGCGCATCAGCAGCGGTTCGTGAACCCCACCCCATTCGGCCTGAATGTGGGCATTGAATACCTCTTCATGGCCGTGCTCGGCGGCGCAGGGCACATCTGGGGCGCGGTGGCGGGCTCGGCCATCCTGATCCTGCTGCGCGAGGGGCTGCAAGACGCGCTGCCCCGGCTGCTGGGCACGGGAGCCAACTTCGAGACAGTGGTGCTGGGCGTACTAATCATCCTGGTGCTGCAATTCGCGCCGCGGGGTCTGTGGGCGCTGATGGAACGGCTCATTCCCGCGGGGCCGCCCCGGCTGTTGCCCCATCCTGCGGCCCTGCCTGCCCCCACGCTTCCGTCCCCAGGTACGCCCGTATTGGAAGTCGATCACGCCGTCAAGCGCTTCGGCGGGTTGAGCGCCGTGCAGGACGTGAGCTTCACCGTGAACTCGGGCGAGATCGTGGGCCTGATCGGACCGAATGGGGCGGGCAAGAGCACCCTGTTCAACCTGATCACGGGCGTGAATCCGGCCACCTCGGGCATGGTCCGCATCCTGGGCCGGGACGTGACGCGCCTACCTGCGCGCACCATTCACCGGTTGGGCGTCGCGCGTACCTTTCAGCATGTACGCCTCTTTCCGGAACTCTCGCTGCTGGAAAACGCCATGATGGGCGGCTACGCGCGGGGAAGGGCAGGCATGGCGCAGAGTCTGCTGCACCTCGAGCGCCGGGAGGAAGCTGCCCTGCAGCAGGCGGCCCTCGCCGCGCTGCAAAGGGTGGGGCTGCAGGACCGGGCGGCGGACCGCGCCGGAAACCTCGCCCTGGGGCAGCAGCGCCTGCTGGAAATCGCGCGTGCCCTGACCGCCGAGCCCGCCCTGCTGCTGCTCGACGAGCCAGCCGCCGGCCTGCGTTACGGGGAGAAGGCCGAACTCTCGGCCCTGCTGCGCCGCCTGCGGGAAGAAGGCATGACCATCCTGATCGTGGAGCACGACATGGACCTGGTGATGAACCTGGTCGACCGCCTCGTCGTCATGAATTCCGGGCAACCGCTCGCCCAGGGCACGCCCGCGGAGGTGCGGGCCAACGCCGCCGTGCGCGAGGCGTACCTGGGCGCGGACGTGGAGGTGAACGCATGA
- a CDS encoding ABC transporter ATP-binding protein, which translates to MNGADTVLLTVRDLHVAYGRVEAVTGVHLSVGAGQIVSVIGANGAGKSTLLGAVMGALPSRGVVEYAGRPLTHTPLEARVAAGMVLVPERRELFSSMTVVDNLRLGAYTRRRERAGGDLDAVYERFPRLRERHRQLAGTLSGGEQQMLAIGRALMGRPRLLLLDEPSLGLAPLIVREILGIVAGLRDSGVTVLLVEQNARAALAISDYGYVLEGGQVRLHGPAAELTDDPAVVASYLGGA; encoded by the coding sequence ATGAACGGTGCGGACACGGTCCTCCTGACTGTGCGGGACCTGCACGTGGCGTATGGCCGGGTGGAGGCGGTGACGGGCGTGCATCTATCGGTGGGGGCCGGGCAGATCGTGTCTGTGATCGGCGCGAATGGAGCAGGCAAAAGTACGCTGCTGGGCGCGGTGATGGGGGCGCTGCCCTCTCGCGGCGTGGTGGAGTACGCGGGCCGTCCCCTCACGCACACGCCGCTGGAGGCGCGGGTAGCTGCTGGGATGGTCCTCGTGCCCGAGCGGCGCGAGCTGTTTTCCAGCATGACGGTCGTGGACAACCTCCGGCTGGGCGCCTACACCCGCCGCCGGGAGCGTGCCGGCGGCGATCTGGACGCTGTGTACGAACGCTTTCCACGCCTGCGCGAGCGGCACCGGCAACTCGCGGGCACCCTGTCTGGTGGGGAGCAGCAGATGCTGGCGATTGGCCGGGCGCTGATGGGCCGTCCCCGACTGCTGCTGCTGGATGAGCCTTCGCTGGGCCTCGCGCCCCTGATCGTGCGGGAAATTCTGGGCATCGTGGCGGGCCTGCGGGACTCGGGCGTCACCGTTTTGCTGGTAGAGCAGAACGCGCGGGCAGCCCTCGCCATCAGTGACTACGGGTATGTGCTGGAGGGCGGTCAGGTCCGCCTCCACGGTCCGGCGGCTGAGCTGACGGACGACCCGGCAGTGGTGGCGAGCTACCTGGGTGGGGCGTGA
- a CDS encoding delta-60 repeat domain-containing protein, whose protein sequence is MQTPLPQGDAYAAGVAVQADGKVLIAGRIGNGRGADLLVVRYTTEGRLDPAFGRGGIVVTDLNTSFDSGNTLLLQPDGKIVVGGSTSVPYRPGSNETKSDFALVRYTPDGHLDPSFGQGGAVRTALGTGHDGAYAVALQPDGKLLLTGQTSNGNDDDIGVVRYLPDGRLDVTFGQGGKVVTAIGSRDDVGYGVAVQADGRIVVAGVAAQQSDDVVLVRYTPAGKPDLSFGQGGVVSTDLGGGADGVSSVALQPGGKVLVAGSTWNGQDHDFALLRYTAAGDLDATFGAGGRALTPVGSSQDVGTALVQSQDSIVLVGRTLSGNTYNVGLVQYGVNGVLNAGFGQGGRLTVPVGGSSALVVGALRQADGRLVLAGTSSASGKSSLFLLRLWP, encoded by the coding sequence GTGCAGACCCCCCTTCCCCAGGGCGACGCTTACGCCGCGGGGGTGGCCGTGCAGGCGGACGGCAAGGTGCTCATCGCGGGCCGGATTGGGAACGGTCGTGGAGCGGACCTGCTCGTGGTGCGCTACACCACGGAAGGGCGGCTGGACCCGGCTTTCGGCCGTGGAGGCATCGTCGTTACAGACCTCAACACCAGCTTCGACTCCGGCAACACCCTCCTGTTGCAACCCGACGGCAAGATTGTGGTGGGCGGCAGCACGTCGGTGCCGTACCGGCCGGGAAGCAACGAGACGAAATCGGACTTTGCCCTCGTGCGCTACACGCCGGACGGACACCTTGACCCCTCCTTCGGTCAGGGCGGGGCCGTCAGGACCGCACTCGGCACGGGCCACGACGGGGCGTACGCTGTGGCGCTGCAGCCAGACGGCAAACTCCTCCTCACCGGCCAGACGAGCAACGGCAACGACGATGACATTGGGGTCGTGCGCTACCTGCCTGACGGGCGGCTGGATGTGACGTTCGGCCAGGGCGGGAAGGTGGTGACCGCCATCGGTTCGCGGGACGACGTGGGGTACGGCGTCGCTGTCCAGGCCGATGGGAGGATCGTCGTCGCGGGCGTCGCTGCCCAGCAGAGCGACGACGTGGTCCTGGTGCGGTACACCCCTGCTGGAAAGCCGGATCTCAGCTTTGGACAAGGCGGCGTCGTGAGCACGGACCTGGGCGGTGGGGCCGACGGCGTAAGCAGCGTGGCGCTGCAGCCTGGCGGCAAGGTCCTCGTCGCGGGGTCTACCTGGAACGGCCAGGACCACGATTTCGCCCTGCTGCGCTATACCGCCGCCGGTGACCTCGACGCCACCTTCGGCGCGGGTGGCCGGGCCCTGACCCCGGTGGGCTCCAGCCAGGACGTGGGGACGGCGCTGGTACAGAGCCAAGACAGCATCGTATTGGTGGGCCGGACACTCAGCGGGAACACCTATAACGTGGGTCTGGTGCAGTACGGCGTGAATGGAGTCCTGAACGCAGGTTTTGGCCAGGGCGGGCGGCTCACGGTACCGGTGGGTGGGAGCAGTGCCCTCGTCGTCGGCGCCCTGCGGCAAGCGGATGGCCGCCTGGTCCTGGCGGGAACGTCCAGCGCTTCCGGGAAATCTTCCCTGTTCCTGCTGCGTCTTTGGCCTTAA
- a CDS encoding LacI family DNA-binding transcriptional regulator, whose protein sequence is MQARTVPSEKKRARRRPEEVPPRSSSALTLDDVARRAGVSAMTVSNVINGKSGVRPATRQRVMDAIAETGYRVNAMARGLAGGRNRMISVFTPQLNRPYASEVVQGAAQAAERLNYDLVVMMLAGSSTSDFSMMTRLSVGALLIQPSHEVEWARTDLPAHVVSVDGPSDRPFTVDNYGGAHLAMRHLLELGHTEIGFISGLEAEPEVPGRGSDRFERNDAHERLRGYRECLEAAGLAVRNGDVQHGDFTKASGERAARRLLGLARPPTAIFASGDAMALGAIHVAQDLGLRVPGDLSVVGFDDLPIAAAARPGLTTVRQPLHLMGEVAVQTLAALAEGEDVPLPPPFPTELVLRESTAAPRVGTQPDGA, encoded by the coding sequence GTGCAAGCACGAACGGTTCCCAGCGAAAAGAAGCGCGCCAGAAGGCGGCCCGAGGAAGTTCCGCCGCGGTCTTCCTCGGCCCTGACCCTGGACGATGTCGCGCGGCGCGCGGGCGTCTCGGCCATGACTGTCTCCAACGTCATCAACGGCAAGAGTGGGGTCCGGCCCGCCACCCGGCAGCGGGTGATGGACGCCATCGCGGAAACGGGCTACCGCGTCAATGCGATGGCGCGCGGTTTGGCGGGGGGGCGCAACCGCATGATCAGCGTCTTCACGCCCCAGCTCAACCGGCCTTACGCCTCGGAAGTGGTGCAGGGCGCGGCGCAGGCCGCTGAGCGCCTGAACTATGACTTGGTCGTGATGATGCTGGCGGGGAGCAGCACCTCCGATTTCTCCATGATGACCCGGCTGTCGGTGGGGGCCCTGCTGATTCAGCCCTCTCACGAGGTCGAGTGGGCCAGAACGGACCTGCCGGCCCACGTTGTCAGTGTGGATGGCCCCTCGGACCGTCCCTTCACCGTGGACAATTACGGCGGGGCTCACCTGGCCATGCGGCACCTGCTCGAACTGGGACACACCGAGATCGGCTTTATCAGCGGGCTGGAAGCCGAGCCCGAGGTTCCCGGCCGCGGGTCGGACCGTTTCGAGCGCAACGACGCCCACGAGCGCCTGCGCGGCTACCGCGAATGCCTCGAGGCGGCGGGGCTGGCGGTCCGGAACGGGGACGTGCAGCACGGCGACTTTACCAAGGCCAGCGGTGAGCGCGCTGCCCGGCGGCTCCTGGGACTGGCGCGGCCACCGACTGCCATCTTCGCTTCGGGCGACGCGATGGCCCTGGGTGCCATCCACGTGGCGCAGGACCTGGGGCTGCGGGTGCCGGGGGACCTCTCGGTGGTGGGCTTCGATGATCTGCCTATCGCCGCCGCCGCCCGGCCGGGGTTGACCACCGTGCGCCAGCCGCTGCACCTGATGGGCGAGGTGGCCGTTCAGACGCTCGCGGCGCTGGCCGAGGGCGAGGACGTTCCGCTGCCGCCGCCCTTTCCCACCGAACTCGTCTTGCGGGAATCCACAGCGGCGCCCCGGGTGGGCACTCAGCCGGACGGGGCCTAA